CTGTTAGCTTAGATAATGGAGGTGTAATAGAAAAGTTGTTCACATTGAACATGCTTTTCGTCAAATTGTTAGCAGAGAACGTATTACTGAAGTTACTTCTTGCTGCTACGTGGTTTTCAGCATGAGCACCAACTCCGATTAACCACGGATTGTTGGTAGTCTGTGCGAAAACAGTAGAGGCAACAGTAAGCGCCAATGCTGAAATTCCTAATTTTAGATTTTTCATAGAATTAAATGATTAAATAATTGATAATGCAAAATAAATATAATTTTTCTTTATATACAAAGTTTTTCAAATGATTTTTAACTTTTCTTTAATATTCTGTCCAGGTTCCGTTTATTTTCTCTATCTTTTATCGCCTCTCTTTTATCGAAAAGCTTTTTCCCTCTACCCAGCGCTATCAGCACCTTTGCTTTACCTCGGTCAGTGATATATAATTTTAAAGGTATTATGGTGTTCCCAGCATCCTTTAACTTTTTTTCAAGTTTTTGTAATTCTTTTTTGTGCAAGAGCAATTTCCGTTCCCTTTTTGTTTTATGATTGTAAAAAGTTCCTAATTTATACTCATCAATCATCATGTTAATGATGTATAACTCCCCATCAATAAACTGACAGAAGGATTCTGTGATGGATGCTTTGGATGAACGTAAAGATTTTATTTCTGTACCCGTCAAAACCATTCCGGCTTCGTATTCTTCCAGAATTTCGTATTCAAAACGGGCTCTTTTGTTTAATATGCTAACTGTTTTCTCAATCTTCATCATTTTAAAATTTCGTTAATGAAATATATAAAAAATACCATACATTTAAAAACTTGACTATTATATTATTACAGAATACCCAAATTCTTTTCGTATTTTTGCGCCAAATTTATAAAAAAGCACTCAAGTTGTTGGTTTTTAATATAAAATACAACTAATTTACTATACAGGGTACGACTTAGAGCGCTATGTGCTTTATTTTGACTTTCTGAGTGTCCACCTTTTGTCTACAAACTACTCATGGTGCAAATTTAACTAAAAATTACTAAAACACCAATCCACTATTCATAAGCATTTGGGACTGGTGCAAGGTGCAAGTATTATTATATATACTTGCACCTTTGCACCTGCCCTGATGGATTTGTTTTTACCTTTTTCCAAAATATTAGTTTTTCATTATTTAGGACTTAAAAAAGACAATTCACTTTTCCCTATACCAACTTACACCCTATTTTCCTTGTCTGTTATTGACTTTTCCTTGTCTATTATTGACCTTTTTTTCATTAGTATTTAATCTTTTCTACAACTACTTTTGAAGCCACAACTATAGAACACAACGAAAAAACACTTATGGAAGTAATCACTATTGAATCTCAAGCCTTTAAAAACTTGATGTCAAAAGTGGACACAATTTTCGATTATGTCATTACCCAGCTAAAAATACAAGATGAAGAAGACGGTTGGGTTGACAGCTATGAGGTATGTACCTTTTTGAAAATTAGTGACCGCACTCTACAAAGACTACGTAGCGAAAATAAAATAAACTATTCCCGGATACGAGGAAAAAATTATTACAAAATCAGTGAAATTAAAAGAATGTTGGATGAGAACCTTATTCGTCGGACTAGTGATCAATTACAAGATCTTATCCAAAATCACATAAAAAATGCTAGAGAAAACACAAATACTTAAATGCACCCGTGATGGATTGGACATCTTCAAGCACTATGTCCCCGGAGATTGGCGTGTAGGCAGAAATTTTAAAAATCCTTTTTACAATGACACCAACGCTTCATGCAATATTTACTTTGACCGAATAAGTGGAATCTACCGCATGAGGGATTTTGGCGATCCTTTTTATGCTGGTGATTGTTTTTCAATTGTAGGAAAAATTAAGAATCTTGATAGTAATAAGGATTTCAAGGAAATTCTAACTCAAATTAATGATGAAATGAATCTAGGATTGCACAAAGGGTTACCTTCATCAGAACACAGATATTCTCCAGAAATAAAAACTAAATTTGAAAATGAAAATACCATAACAGAACATTTTAATAATTTTAAGCCCTACTCCACAGTTGAACGTAGTTTTACACTAAGAGAAATTGAATTCTGGAAGCAGTTTGGTATAACCATCGAAATTTTAAAAAGTTATAAAGTGTTTTCGCTGGATGAATTCTCCAGTGAAAATAGAGATTCAAAGCATTTTACGATAAAATCTTCAGCTGATGAACCTATGTTTGGATATGTCGGGAAAAAATATGTGAAAATTTATCGCCCGTTTTCCTCAATACGTTTCTTGTACGGTGGAAATACACCTGACATATATTGTTTCGGATTAGAGCAACTACCTACAAAAGGACACACCCTTTTTATTACTGGTGGAGAAAAAGATGTCATGACACTAGCATCCAGGGGATTTTATGCGATTTGCTTTAACAGTGAGACCTCCTTGATACCTGAAAGTGTGATCAAAAAACTTTCATATCGTTTCAAACATATAATACTACTCTATGATGCAGATAAAGCAGGCATAGCCGCCGCCCTTAAACATCAAAAGCAATTATCCAGTTTTGGGGTGAGTCAATTAAAGCTTCCACTTCCAGGAACAAAGAGTGAAAAGGATATTTCCGACTTTTTCCGGATAGGAAATACCAAAAATGATTTTAATCAGCTATTCCTTGAATTTTTAGACCAATTATATAATGAGACCATGGCTATGCTAAAACCTTGCGAAATTGATTTTAGCAAACCTCCTACAGAATCACAAGCACTGATTTCCATTAACAATGTTACATTGGGTACACAGGGAAATTTATTGGGAGTTACAGGGGGTGAAGGTACCGGAAAAAGTAATTATGTAGGAAGTCTGATCGCTGGAACCTTTTGTCTGGATAATCCCGTAGATACTTTGGGTGCCACTGTGCTTCCTAATAGCACAGGAAAAGCTGTGCTACTGTATGATACTGAGCAATCAGAAACCCAGCTGTACAAGAATATTTCCGGTATCCGGAAACGTTCAGGTAGAGAAAATATCCCCGAATATTTCAAAGCCTACTGTCTAGCAGGTATGTCAAGAAAAGAGCGTCTGCAGTCAATTTTGCAAAGTATGGATAAATTTTACTATCAATTTTCTGGAATTCATATGGTGGTAATTGACGGAATAGCTGATCTTATTAGAGGTGCTAATGATGAAACGGAAAGTGTTGCCTTAATTGATGAACTTTACCGTATGGCCGGCATTTACAAAACTTGCTTTATCTGTGTTCTGCACTTTACACCTAATGGATTAAAGCTTCGGGGACATCTTGGAAGCGAGCTTCAGAGAAAAGCAGCTGCTATTATTTCCATTGATAAAGATGACAATCCACAAATATCTGTTATAAAGGCTTTAAAAGTAAGGGACGGGAGTCCTTTTGACGTACCACTCATTCAATTTTCCTGGGACAAGGAAAAAGCCATGCACGTTTTTGTAGGGGAAAAAACCAAAGAAGAAAAAGAGAAACGCAAAGAGATAGAGCTTACAAATATCGCCCGAAAAATGTTTTCACAACAAAAACGGTACTCATATGCCGGATTATGTGAGAAGCTGCAAAACCTGATGACAGTCAAAGACCGGACAGCAAAAAGCTATATTAAATATATGCGGGAAAAAGGATTGATTGTAAAAGATTCAGAAAACAATTATGAGCTTAAAAAATAACCCGCGAAAGAGATACTCGAACGTATAAAAAGTTGATAACATGAATATCGATCCTAAAAAACAATTACTTCAACTGACTGTTGGAGAGTTTCTGGGTTTACTAAAAAACTCTGTTCCAGAAAAAAAATATGAATATGGGCTTAAAGGCTTAGCAAAAATGCTCGGTTGCTCTCGTTCTAAGGCATCCCTAATAAAGTCTTCAGGTATACTAGACGATGCAATCGTTCAAAACGGAAATCTTATCATTATTGATAAAGATAAAGCAATGCAGCTACTCGCCAAACGTAAAGAATGAACTATTCGGGATTAATTACAAAGTTTTGGCAATACAATAAAAAAGAACCGGTGGGAGCTATAACAGCTTCCATCTATCTCTTTTTGCTGGAAACGTGGAAAGAAAATGAAGAAAATGAGTTTAAGCTTTCTGATATTGAAATCTGTAGATATCTGAAAATCACTAGACCAACTATTAATGCTTTACGCCAAAAGCTTGGCACACTTGGAATGATTAGATATCAATCCAAAAACGGTGTTCCTTGTCATTACAAAATTCTCTTAGAATATTCGCCTTCGATATCCAATACCGAAAAAACAAAGGAAATAAATCTAAAAAAGAAGAAAGACATTAAAAAAGAACCATGCAAAACCTTCCAAAATCAAAATATCTCCCCAGATCAACCTGTTAAAATTTCCTCATCACACAATCAGTTGACAGATGCTGTTCCATCTTTGGAAATGTTTGTTGAATATGTAAAGACACTGGAAAACTATGGTCCTGAATTAGATATTCTAATTAAAGAAAAATATAGCAGTTGGCATGCAAATGGGTGGAAAAATGGCTATGAAAAACCCATAACAAACTGGAAGTCTTCAATTAAAAATACAATACCATTTCTTCAGAATGAATTACAATCTAGTAATGATGGTGTACAAATACTTACTCTGCCAGCCATTAAACATCCTAAATCAAATTTAGATGAATAAGAATAAAAGCACTCTCTATAGCTATAATAACTCTAACCGCTGATCAATAAATTTGATATTAGCAAGAATTTTTTTAAGGAAATTATAGTTTTTTATTGTCTGTTTTTTACTAAATTAATCCCAAATTTATAACTTCACAATATATGAAAAACTTACTTGCAACATCTAAAGCAGCTACTCCAAATATTTATTATACAGCCAAAATCCACTGGATTTCTTTAATAATTCCATCCTTCCTTATTTTGATCGGTCCAGTAGGAGTTATTTCATTTTTATTGTTGGGCTTTAAATATATGATTGGTTTTCTAGGCCTTATTTCTTTGTTTCTGATTTATATTTTCATCAGAGGTCTAATTCGTTTGTTGACTAAGAGAAACACGAAAATTTATGTAACCGATAATTATCTCACATTTTCTACAGGAATATTAGGAAGAACATTTTTCGACCTCCCCTTAAACAAGATTGAAGGAATTGGTATGCATCAAAGTTATTTAGGAAAGCTATTGGATTTCGGAACTCTGGTCGCAACTACCGGTAGTGAAACACACACCTATGTCATTAAACATCCTCAAGAGCTTAGGAATGTCATATTTATGCTGAGAGACAATTCTGCTAAGTAAATTATTTTTTTCTCCACAAAAAATGTTGCTGACAAAATTCAGGAGACTTTAACTTTGCAACTTATTAAGACGTTAGAGCGACATAAACTCAATCTTTAGATATACTAAAAAGCAACACCTATGA
The nucleotide sequence above comes from Chryseobacterium sp. 7. Encoded proteins:
- a CDS encoding helix-turn-helix domain-containing protein — its product is MEVITIESQAFKNLMSKVDTIFDYVITQLKIQDEEDGWVDSYEVCTFLKISDRTLQRLRSENKINYSRIRGKNYYKISEIKRMLDENLIRRTSDQLQDLIQNHIKNARENTNT
- the smpB gene encoding SsrA-binding protein SmpB, whose amino-acid sequence is MKIEKTVSILNKRARFEYEILEEYEAGMVLTGTEIKSLRSSKASITESFCQFIDGELYIINMMIDEYKLGTFYNHKTKRERKLLLHKKELQKLEKKLKDAGNTIIPLKLYITDRGKAKVLIALGRGKKLFDKREAIKDRENKRNLDRILKKS
- a CDS encoding PH domain-containing protein; translated protein: MKNLLATSKAATPNIYYTAKIHWISLIIPSFLILIGPVGVISFLLLGFKYMIGFLGLISLFLIYIFIRGLIRLLTKRNTKIYVTDNYLTFSTGILGRTFFDLPLNKIEGIGMHQSYLGKLLDFGTLVATTGSETHTYVIKHPQELRNVIFMLRDNSAK
- a CDS encoding DUF3853 family protein, whose product is MNIDPKKQLLQLTVGEFLGLLKNSVPEKKYEYGLKGLAKMLGCSRSKASLIKSSGILDDAIVQNGNLIIIDKDKAMQLLAKRKE
- a CDS encoding toprim domain-containing protein, translated to MLEKTQILKCTRDGLDIFKHYVPGDWRVGRNFKNPFYNDTNASCNIYFDRISGIYRMRDFGDPFYAGDCFSIVGKIKNLDSNKDFKEILTQINDEMNLGLHKGLPSSEHRYSPEIKTKFENENTITEHFNNFKPYSTVERSFTLREIEFWKQFGITIEILKSYKVFSLDEFSSENRDSKHFTIKSSADEPMFGYVGKKYVKIYRPFSSIRFLYGGNTPDIYCFGLEQLPTKGHTLFITGGEKDVMTLASRGFYAICFNSETSLIPESVIKKLSYRFKHIILLYDADKAGIAAALKHQKQLSSFGVSQLKLPLPGTKSEKDISDFFRIGNTKNDFNQLFLEFLDQLYNETMAMLKPCEIDFSKPPTESQALISINNVTLGTQGNLLGVTGGEGTGKSNYVGSLIAGTFCLDNPVDTLGATVLPNSTGKAVLLYDTEQSETQLYKNISGIRKRSGRENIPEYFKAYCLAGMSRKERLQSILQSMDKFYYQFSGIHMVVIDGIADLIRGANDETESVALIDELYRMAGIYKTCFICVLHFTPNGLKLRGHLGSELQRKAAAIISIDKDDNPQISVIKALKVRDGSPFDVPLIQFSWDKEKAMHVFVGEKTKEEKEKRKEIELTNIARKMFSQQKRYSYAGLCEKLQNLMTVKDRTAKSYIKYMREKGLIVKDSENNYELKK